In Flammeovirgaceae bacterium 311, one DNA window encodes the following:
- a CDS encoding amidohydrolase (COG1574 Predicted metal-dependent hydrolase with the TIM-barrel fold): MTLQNRRQFLKKAGPLGLMPLVPALSFRDFFRTSPDLILYNANIITVNPDQPQAEALAVIGDRIVAVGSNREIRRLAGARTRKVDIGGKVVTPGFIDAHAHPLTAGKGHLRSLDADLRSIKAIQELIREKAAKTPPGHMISAFKYDDTKTTDGRKLNRYDLDAAAPNHLVQVWHRGGHSVYVNSRALELMGYTRDTPDPEGGKIIKDPETGLPTGELLETAYAPMDKLDPNPTPPGKEDDQEAVKLISQLMNRAGITSVTEAYGSPQSLITYQDAQKAGKLSLRIYSLIGTSRVDKMIDAGMRTGFGDEWVRIGGMKITCDGSISERTARLSEPYIGRPDDYGIIRNDEEDLYENSIRAHKADWQIAIHANGDVAVDKALSVFERLQAEYPRKDPRFRIEHCTVVNNDLIRRMKALNVIPNPFSTYVYFHGEKMKEYGAKRVENMFAVRSFLDAGLKPTQTSDYVPGPFEPMMAIQSSVTRTDIHGDVWGPSQKITVEEAIKVGTIHGAYASYEEDIKGSLEVGKLSDLVVLGADPRKVDPFDIINIPIERTMVGGKWVYES, from the coding sequence ATGACGCTACAAAACAGACGACAATTTCTTAAAAAAGCCGGGCCGCTGGGGCTGATGCCATTAGTGCCGGCTTTATCATTTAGAGACTTCTTTAGAACTTCACCGGATCTTATTTTATATAATGCCAACATCATTACCGTAAATCCCGATCAGCCACAGGCAGAGGCACTGGCTGTTATAGGCGACCGTATTGTAGCTGTTGGCAGTAACCGGGAAATACGGCGGCTAGCAGGTGCACGTACCAGAAAAGTAGATATAGGAGGTAAGGTGGTAACCCCCGGCTTTATTGATGCGCATGCACATCCCCTTACTGCTGGAAAAGGTCATTTACGTAGTCTGGATGCAGACTTGCGTTCTATAAAAGCCATACAGGAGCTGATTCGTGAAAAAGCTGCCAAAACTCCTCCCGGCCATATGATATCTGCCTTTAAATATGATGATACCAAAACCACTGACGGCCGCAAACTAAACCGCTACGACCTGGATGCCGCAGCACCCAACCACCTGGTGCAGGTATGGCACAGGGGCGGACATTCTGTATATGTTAATTCAAGGGCTTTGGAGCTAATGGGCTATACGCGTGATACTCCGGACCCTGAAGGTGGAAAAATCATAAAAGATCCGGAGACAGGGCTTCCAACCGGCGAGCTTCTCGAAACCGCATATGCCCCAATGGATAAGCTTGATCCTAATCCCACTCCTCCAGGTAAAGAAGATGATCAGGAGGCTGTTAAGCTCATCTCTCAGTTAATGAACAGAGCTGGTATCACTTCGGTAACCGAAGCCTATGGCTCTCCGCAATCGCTGATCACTTACCAGGATGCTCAAAAGGCTGGTAAACTATCACTTCGTATTTATTCCCTTATTGGTACCTCAAGAGTTGATAAAATGATTGATGCCGGTATGCGCACGGGCTTTGGCGATGAGTGGGTCAGGATAGGTGGTATGAAAATTACCTGCGATGGCTCAATCTCTGAAAGGACAGCCCGCCTATCGGAACCCTACATCGGAAGGCCTGATGATTATGGAATCATCAGAAATGATGAAGAAGACCTGTATGAAAATTCCATAAGAGCCCATAAGGCAGACTGGCAGATCGCCATTCACGCCAATGGCGATGTTGCTGTTGATAAAGCCCTGAGTGTATTTGAGCGCTTACAGGCAGAATACCCTCGTAAAGATCCCCGCTTCAGAATAGAGCACTGCACGGTTGTTAACAATGATCTGATCCGGAGAATGAAAGCTTTGAACGTGATACCCAACCCATTCTCTACCTATGTGTATTTTCATGGAGAAAAAATGAAAGAGTATGGGGCTAAGCGGGTAGAAAATATGTTTGCGGTGCGCAGTTTTCTGGATGCCGGGCTAAAACCCACCCAAACTTCTGATTATGTACCGGGGCCGTTCGAGCCGATGATGGCTATACAATCCAGCGTTACCCGCACCGATATTCATGGCGATGTTTGGGGGCCAAGCCAGAAAATAACAGTTGAGGAGGCCATCAAGGTAGGAACCATTCATGGGGCCTATGCTTCCTACGAGGAGGATATCAAAGGATCGCTGGAAGTTGGGAAATTGTCTGATTTAGTAGTACTGGGTGCAGACCCCAGGAAAGTGGATCCGTTCGATATCATCAATATACCCATAGAACGTACGATGGTAGGCGGAAAATGGGTGTACGAATCTTAA